A window of Verrucomicrobiia bacterium contains these coding sequences:
- a CDS encoding peptidoglycan DD-metalloendopeptidase family protein, whose translation MKVFLVALGLALLAGGPLAAQESDYDSVARTPADAAEASEDLKKIRQELEGERRKLAEVERQEKSVSKQLDNLNANIALTERYLKRLARKKREVEKRHKLTAATLDMSEAVYEKRKERLGLRLKYFYVANQKAKSEILLAAAEPQLLLERFFDFRQILSQEKKELSLVQNQKEYLAAQKVKLEREAGTLRAIERERKKEESRLLGNKERRQVLLASLRQQKQGHLASIERLKQSAAELLRIITELEKKRKARPSTIPTGANFADLRGGLPWPVSGRVLSRFGTHKDPVTKVVSFQPGIDIEVSGGEPVRAVAAGSVAYSGFLRGYGKFLILSHGGGYYTLYARLEDVYLETGSPVAAGDAIGTVSAEASALGSGFHFEVRKGKTQEDPEQWLR comes from the coding sequence ATGAAAGTTTTCCTGGTCGCATTGGGGCTGGCGCTTTTAGCCGGTGGTCCCCTCGCCGCCCAGGAAAGCGACTACGATTCGGTGGCCCGCACCCCGGCGGATGCCGCGGAGGCCTCCGAAGATTTGAAGAAAATCCGACAGGAGCTGGAAGGGGAACGGCGGAAGCTGGCGGAGGTGGAACGGCAGGAGAAATCGGTCTCCAAGCAGCTGGACAACCTGAACGCCAACATCGCGCTTACCGAACGGTATCTCAAGCGTCTGGCGAGAAAGAAACGGGAAGTGGAAAAGCGGCACAAGCTGACGGCGGCCACGCTCGACATGTCGGAGGCGGTGTATGAAAAGCGGAAGGAGCGGCTGGGGCTGCGGCTGAAATATTTTTATGTGGCCAACCAGAAGGCGAAATCGGAAATCCTTTTGGCGGCGGCGGAGCCGCAGCTCTTGCTGGAGCGGTTTTTCGACTTCCGGCAGATTTTATCGCAGGAGAAAAAGGAGCTTTCGCTCGTGCAGAACCAGAAGGAGTACTTGGCGGCGCAGAAAGTGAAGCTGGAGCGGGAGGCGGGGACTTTGCGGGCGATTGAGCGGGAGCGAAAAAAAGAGGAGAGCCGGCTTTTGGGAAACAAGGAGCGGCGGCAGGTGCTTTTGGCCTCCCTACGGCAGCAGAAGCAGGGGCATCTGGCCTCCATTGAACGCTTGAAGCAGTCGGCGGCGGAGCTCTTGCGCATCATCACCGAACTGGAAAAGAAGCGGAAGGCCCGCCCCTCGACGATTCCAACCGGAGCCAACTTCGCCGATTTACGGGGGGGGCTTCCGTGGCCCGTATCGGGGCGGGTTCTTTCCCGCTTCGGCACGCACAAAGACCCGGTGACCAAGGTGGTATCCTTTCAGCCCGGAATCGACATCGAGGTTTCCGGCGGGGAGCCGGTGCGGGCGGTGGCGGCCGGGTCGGTGGCGTATTCCGGTTTTCTGCGCGGCTACGGAAAGTTTTTGATTTTATCCCACGGGGGGGGTTATTATACGCTGTACGCCCGGCTGGAGGATGTTTATCTGGAAACCGGCAGCCCCGTGGCGGCGGGGGACGCCATCGGCACGGTTTCGGCGGAGGCCTCGGCTTTGGGGAGCGGGTTTCATTTCGAAGTGCGCAAAGGGAAAACGCAGGAGGATCCGGAACAGTGGCTGCGGTAG
- a CDS encoding protein kinase encodes MIGQTVSHYKILEKLGEGGMGEVYLAEDTNLGRKVAIKFLAADKAADPEARKRFIHEARAQALVAHTNVASFYEVGEERDKVFIVMEHIEGRKLSDLAKAEKLSLPEILDLAIQIGEGLQAAHEKGVMHRDINPANILVTSKGTAKITDFGLAKWKGASTITQTGLQMGTDSYMSPEQLEGRKADFRTDIFSFGVVLYELLCAHRPFEGNNRETLFYEILYAQHQPLARYNNKTSENLERIVSKCLSKKPEERYQSMADLVADLKKERQGIQPSAFPPLSKSRKWLPFLVPAGVGLAVLLFLTFKPFQIKIGSGGEATAEQNSLAVMYFENVADPEDKDKTAQMITSLLITDLSESEYMNVVSQQRLYDILKLLGKEGSKTIDREIASEVAEKAGAKWILTGKVMQAQPALVVTAEVSEPKGGKILASQRVSGAPTEDLFAVVDKLSVEVKKDLKLPVQAQAEPERPVADATTHSPEAYRYYLEGMDYLYKLYFPEAEKSFRKAIDLDSTFAMAYYQLAHSLDMQGKPESRATALQAVKYSGKVGPLEKRYIKCREARLSGNVLLALKEFEKITADFPQEKDAFFMMGAIYVMELGQPKKGIGPLLKTIEIDPLYKRAYNTLAYAYNDIGDFEKSIWAINKYIELAPEEANPYDTRGDLYAYNGKLDDAAASYRQALARKPDYFASLTKLGYMYLFKRDFARAESCFQSLASSGDKGIRSEGRLCLAQIPLYQGKFNQALELLDQGIAADRLERADGMPLGRKYFTKALIHREKKSWKPALEEIRIAAEIFHTANPKDVSYARDFYAAFLAENGAMARAEEIVRTLKNDIEKKDTTKLRRYWYAAGWVELAKGNVSAAITHLEKAAKVSTDFIVHYQLAKSYLKAGRLGEAVGEFEKILPRYDENRTYVLIWAVKAHYLLGLAYEKSGWNNKAIEKYQEFLDIWKNADPGIAEVEDAKQRLANLKKKV; translated from the coding sequence ATGATAGGCCAAACTGTTTCTCATTATAAAATTTTAGAGAAGCTGGGTGAAGGTGGCATGGGGGAGGTGTATCTGGCCGAGGATACCAATCTGGGCCGCAAAGTTGCCATAAAGTTTCTTGCCGCAGACAAAGCCGCCGACCCGGAAGCCCGCAAGCGCTTCATCCACGAAGCCCGCGCCCAAGCCCTCGTCGCCCACACCAATGTTGCCAGCTTCTATGAAGTCGGGGAGGAGCGGGACAAGGTTTTTATCGTAATGGAGCACATCGAGGGCCGGAAGCTTTCGGACCTGGCGAAGGCGGAAAAACTATCCTTGCCGGAGATACTGGACTTGGCCATCCAGATAGGAGAGGGGCTTCAGGCCGCTCACGAAAAAGGGGTGATGCACCGGGATATCAACCCGGCCAACATACTGGTCACTTCCAAAGGGACTGCCAAGATAACCGACTTCGGTCTGGCCAAATGGAAGGGGGCTTCCACCATCACCCAGACCGGCTTGCAAATGGGCACCGACTCCTATATGTCCCCGGAGCAGTTGGAAGGGAGAAAAGCCGATTTCCGCACGGACATCTTTTCTTTTGGAGTGGTTCTGTATGAGCTGCTATGCGCCCACCGCCCGTTTGAGGGAAACAATCGGGAGACCCTCTTCTATGAAATACTGTATGCTCAACACCAACCCTTGGCCCGCTACAATAACAAAACCTCGGAAAACTTAGAGCGCATTGTTTCCAAGTGCCTGTCCAAAAAGCCGGAGGAGCGCTATCAATCTATGGCCGATTTGGTGGCGGATTTGAAGAAGGAAAGGCAGGGCATCCAGCCCAGTGCATTCCCTCCTTTGTCCAAATCAAGAAAATGGCTCCCCTTTTTAGTTCCCGCTGGGGTTGGCTTGGCCGTTCTGCTTTTCCTGACTTTCAAGCCGTTCCAAATTAAGATAGGTTCCGGAGGGGAAGCAACAGCAGAGCAGAATTCCTTGGCCGTTATGTACTTCGAAAATGTGGCCGACCCGGAGGACAAGGACAAAACCGCCCAGATGATTACCTCCCTTTTAATCACCGATTTGTCCGAGTCGGAATATATGAACGTGGTGAGCCAGCAGCGGCTGTACGACATTTTGAAACTTCTGGGAAAAGAAGGTTCCAAGACGATTGACAGGGAGATTGCATCGGAAGTGGCGGAAAAAGCCGGGGCGAAATGGATTTTGACCGGCAAGGTAATGCAGGCCCAACCGGCTTTGGTCGTCACGGCGGAGGTCTCGGAACCCAAAGGAGGGAAAATTCTGGCCTCCCAGCGGGTTTCCGGCGCGCCCACCGAGGATTTGTTTGCCGTGGTGGACAAATTGAGCGTCGAGGTAAAAAAAGATTTGAAGCTTCCCGTGCAGGCCCAGGCCGAACCGGAGCGGCCGGTGGCCGATGCAACTACCCATTCACCGGAGGCGTATCGTTACTATCTGGAAGGGATGGATTACCTGTATAAACTGTATTTCCCGGAGGCGGAAAAAAGCTTTAGGAAAGCCATTGATTTGGACTCTACTTTTGCCATGGCCTATTACCAATTGGCTCACAGTTTGGACATGCAGGGCAAACCGGAGTCGAGAGCAACCGCGCTTCAAGCGGTAAAGTACTCCGGAAAAGTCGGCCCCTTGGAAAAGCGCTACATCAAATGCAGGGAGGCGCGTCTGTCCGGCAATGTGTTACTGGCTTTGAAAGAGTTTGAGAAAATAACGGCGGATTTCCCTCAAGAGAAAGATGCGTTTTTTATGATGGGGGCGATTTATGTGATGGAGCTTGGACAACCCAAAAAAGGGATCGGGCCCCTGCTCAAAACCATAGAGATTGACCCTCTTTACAAGCGGGCCTATAACACCCTGGCCTATGCCTACAATGACATCGGGGATTTTGAAAAGTCCATCTGGGCAATAAACAAATACATTGAACTGGCGCCGGAGGAGGCCAATCCCTACGACACCCGGGGCGACTTGTACGCCTACAATGGCAAGCTGGACGACGCGGCAGCCTCCTACCGGCAGGCTTTGGCAAGGAAGCCGGATTATTTTGCCTCATTGACCAAACTGGGGTATATGTATCTTTTCAAACGGGATTTTGCCCGCGCGGAAAGTTGTTTTCAATCGCTGGCCTCCAGCGGCGATAAGGGCATTCGCTCGGAGGGGCGGTTGTGTCTGGCTCAAATTCCCCTGTATCAGGGCAAATTCAACCAAGCCCTCGAGCTGCTGGACCAGGGAATAGCGGCTGACCGATTGGAACGGGCGGATGGGATGCCGTTGGGCAGGAAATATTTTACAAAAGCGCTCATCCACCGGGAAAAGAAAAGTTGGAAACCGGCGTTGGAGGAAATCCGAATAGCCGCGGAAATTTTCCATACGGCCAACCCCAAGGATGTGAGTTATGCCCGCGATTTTTATGCCGCCTTCTTGGCTGAAAACGGCGCAATGGCCCGCGCCGAGGAAATCGTCCGAACGCTGAAAAACGATATTGAAAAGAAAGATACCACCAAGTTGCGAAGATATTGGTACGCGGCCGGATGGGTGGAGTTGGCTAAAGGCAATGTGTCCGCCGCAATCACCCACCTGGAAAAAGCGGCCAAGGTCAGTACGGATTTCATCGTACACTACCAGCTTGCCAAAAGCTATCTCAAAGCTGGACGTTTGGGAGAGGCGGTCGGTGAATTTGAAAAAATTCTTCCGCGATATGATGAAAATCGAACCTATGTATTAATCTGGGCGGTGAAGGCCCACTACCTTTTGGGGCTGGCGTACGAGAAATCGGGCTGGAACAACAAGGCTATCGAGAAATATCAAGAATTCCTCGACATCTGGAAAAACGCCGACCCGGGGATTGCTGAAGTGGAGGATGCCAAACAGCGATTGGCGAATCTAAAAAAGAAAGTGTAG
- the ricT gene encoding regulatory iron-sulfur-containing complex subunit RicT: protein MSEYWVLEFKGARYDKFFNPQRVPLRPSEFAVVQAEKGEDMGRLLRVIYSDREYEKEEDVFNILRRAAPEDLNRYKEVREKEKKALQECRTLVEGRGLLMRLVDAEMQFDGSKIIFFFSAEKRVDFRDLVRELAGIHKTRIEMRQIGAREEARRLGGYGRCGLKQCCTTFIKDFRPISTQFARDQGLALNPQKITGNCGRLLCCLLYEQEDYARGMAQFPKVGSRFATERGEGEVVKLNFVKEFMAVRHTDGFEEKVSLLQFRKAKRCGDCDCGRKKEAS from the coding sequence ATGAGCGAGTACTGGGTTTTGGAGTTCAAGGGGGCGCGGTATGACAAGTTTTTCAACCCCCAACGGGTGCCGCTCCGGCCGTCCGAGTTCGCCGTCGTCCAAGCCGAAAAAGGGGAGGATATGGGGCGGCTTTTGCGGGTGATTTACTCCGACCGGGAATACGAGAAGGAGGAGGATGTTTTCAACATTCTGCGCAGGGCGGCGCCGGAGGATTTGAACCGCTACAAGGAAGTGCGGGAAAAAGAGAAAAAGGCCTTGCAGGAGTGCCGGACGCTCGTGGAGGGGCGCGGGCTTTTGATGCGGCTGGTGGATGCGGAGATGCAGTTCGACGGCAGCAAAATAATCTTCTTTTTTTCCGCCGAAAAGCGGGTGGATTTTCGGGACTTGGTGCGGGAACTGGCCGGCATCCACAAAACACGCATCGAGATGCGGCAGATCGGGGCGCGGGAGGAGGCCCGGCGGCTGGGGGGCTACGGACGGTGCGGGCTCAAGCAGTGCTGCACGACTTTCATCAAAGATTTCCGGCCGATTTCGACGCAGTTCGCCCGGGACCAAGGGCTGGCCTTGAACCCGCAGAAAATCACCGGGAACTGCGGGCGGCTTTTGTGCTGTTTGCTCTACGAGCAGGAGGATTACGCCCGGGGGATGGCCCAGTTCCCGAAAGTGGGGAGCCGTTTTGCCACCGAGCGGGGGGAAGGGGAAGTGGTGAAGCTGAATTTTGTGAAGGAGTTTATGGCCGTGCGGCATACGGACGGGTTTGAGGAAAAGGTGAGCTTGCTGCAGTTCCGAAAAGCCAAACGCTGCGGCGATTGCGACTGCGGAAGAAAGAAGGAAGCGTCCTGA
- the metG gene encoding methionine--tRNA ligase, which yields MQKPLFITTPIYYVNDRPHVGHTYTTLAADVLTRFWRQRERKVFFLTGTDEHGTKIAQSAKGADKTPQVFVDEVSAEYKKAWSGMKIEYDYFIRTTEERHTNTVKEFLSRLKKAKTPDGKEAVYSGVYKGLYCTGCEKFITEKDLENGLCIYHRIPPETVEEKNYFFRLTSYLPQVEKLIYEDKIKIEPLERKKETLGLFKVGLEDFSISRERESWGVPLPFDPEQTTYVWVDALINYITASGFSTDANNFDLWWQKGEVLHLMAKDILKFHCIFWPALLLAAGVKPPDRIFVHGFFSVNGQKMSKSLGNVIDPLYLASEYGVDAARYLLLTPFGFGQDGDLRVDRFAARYNADLANDLGNLASRAIKMVETNFGSSVPEAKSPDEAALDLANEVEKTEKKVAELFDRIALTEAADEIGQLVRAANRFFDSQAPWNLAKEKKTEQLGTVLYYTLETLRHLALLYYPFMPEKSQKLLAYLGQNVEKEPEVLGLFQWGRLKAGSKVSHPEPLFPRLEKERTAAEAPGISAALEKDGLVTIQDFARLKLRVAVVEQAERVEKSDKLLRLQVNLGGETRQIVAGIAQFYTPENLVGKKIVMVANLKPAKIFGVESRGMLLAAKKEGKLVIVTPDGEIPPGAEIS from the coding sequence ATGCAAAAGCCGCTCTTTATCACCACACCGATTTACTACGTCAACGACCGGCCGCACGTGGGGCACACCTACACCACTTTGGCGGCGGACGTTTTGACCCGTTTTTGGCGGCAGCGGGAACGGAAGGTTTTCTTTCTGACCGGCACGGACGAGCACGGCACCAAAATCGCCCAGAGCGCCAAGGGGGCCGACAAGACGCCGCAGGTTTTCGTCGATGAGGTATCCGCCGAGTACAAAAAGGCCTGGAGCGGGATGAAAATCGAATACGACTACTTCATCCGCACCACGGAGGAGCGGCACACCAACACGGTGAAGGAGTTTTTGTCCCGCTTGAAGAAGGCCAAGACGCCGGACGGCAAGGAGGCGGTTTATTCCGGCGTCTATAAAGGACTCTACTGTACGGGGTGCGAAAAATTCATCACCGAAAAGGATTTGGAGAACGGGCTTTGCATCTACCACCGCATTCCGCCGGAGACGGTGGAGGAGAAAAATTACTTTTTCCGGCTCACCTCCTATCTGCCGCAGGTGGAGAAGCTGATTTACGAGGATAAAATCAAAATCGAGCCGTTGGAGCGAAAAAAGGAAACGCTCGGGCTTTTCAAGGTTGGGCTGGAGGATTTTTCCATTTCCCGCGAGCGGGAGAGCTGGGGGGTGCCGCTTCCCTTCGACCCGGAGCAGACCACCTACGTCTGGGTGGACGCGCTCATCAACTACATCACCGCCTCCGGTTTTTCCACGGACGCCAACAACTTTGATTTATGGTGGCAAAAGGGGGAGGTTTTGCACCTGATGGCCAAAGATATTTTGAAGTTCCACTGCATTTTCTGGCCGGCCTTGCTTTTGGCGGCCGGGGTCAAACCACCCGACCGAATCTTCGTGCACGGCTTTTTTTCGGTCAACGGGCAGAAGATGTCCAAGTCGCTGGGGAACGTCATCGACCCGCTTTATCTCGCTTCCGAATACGGTGTGGATGCGGCGCGGTATCTTTTGCTAACCCCTTTCGGCTTTGGGCAGGACGGGGATTTGCGGGTGGACCGGTTTGCCGCCCGCTACAACGCCGATTTGGCCAACGACTTGGGAAATCTGGCGAGCCGGGCCATCAAGATGGTGGAGACGAATTTCGGTTCGAGTGTGCCGGAAGCGAAAAGCCCGGACGAAGCGGCTTTGGATTTGGCCAATGAAGTGGAGAAAACGGAGAAGAAAGTCGCCGAGCTTTTCGACCGCATCGCGCTGACCGAGGCGGCGGATGAAATCGGGCAGTTGGTCAGGGCCGCCAACCGGTTTTTTGATTCGCAGGCGCCGTGGAATTTGGCCAAGGAGAAGAAAACGGAACAATTGGGGACCGTTTTGTATTACACGCTGGAGACCTTGCGGCATTTGGCGCTTTTGTATTACCCGTTTATGCCGGAAAAATCGCAAAAACTTCTGGCTTATTTGGGTCAAAACGTGGAAAAAGAGCCGGAGGTTTTGGGACTCTTTCAATGGGGACGGCTAAAGGCGGGGAGTAAGGTTTCCCATCCAGAGCCGCTTTTTCCGCGGCTGGAAAAGGAAAGGACCGCGGCCGAAGCTCCGGGGATAAGCGCTGCCTTGGAGAAAGATGGCCTCGTTACCATTCAGGATTTCGCCCGGCTAAAATTGCGAGTGGCGGTCGTCGAACAGGCGGAGCGGGTGGAGAAATCGGACAAGCTTTTGCGTTTGCAGGTAAATTTGGGTGGAGAAACTCGTCAGATTGTGGCGGGGATTGCCCAGTTTTACACGCCGGAAAATCTGGTCGGGAAGAAAATCGTGATGGTGGCTAATTTGAAACCGGCCAAAATCTTCGGGGTGGAATCGCGCGGGATGCTTTTGGCGGCGAAAAAAGAGGGAAAACTGGTTATCGTCACCCCGGACGGGGAGATTCCGCCCGGGGCGGAGATTTCGTAA
- a CDS encoding biotin transporter BioY, which translates to MVFADVLPVGKLKTHAWLYDSFLVLGGNFLIALSAQVAIPLPFSPVPITGQTFAVLVVGMLLGRWRGTAAVLAYLAEGSIGLPVFAGGVAGFAKILGPTGGYLVSFLPAAYLVGYLAEKGWDRKVSTTFLAMILGNIVIFGFGALWLGKFVGLNQAISLGVLPFLAGDVVKIGLATLALPGAWKLLGEKK; encoded by the coding sequence ATGGTATTTGCGGACGTTCTGCCGGTAGGAAAACTGAAGACACATGCATGGCTTTACGATTCCTTTCTGGTATTGGGAGGGAATTTTTTGATTGCGCTTTCGGCGCAAGTCGCCATTCCCCTTCCCTTCTCCCCCGTGCCGATTACCGGGCAGACGTTTGCCGTTTTGGTGGTCGGGATGCTTTTGGGGCGCTGGCGGGGGACGGCGGCGGTTTTGGCTTATTTGGCGGAAGGGTCAATCGGCCTGCCGGTTTTTGCGGGCGGAGTTGCCGGCTTTGCAAAAATCTTGGGACCGACGGGCGGGTATCTGGTAAGTTTTCTTCCTGCCGCTTACTTGGTCGGGTATCTGGCGGAAAAAGGGTGGGATAGGAAAGTTTCCACCACTTTTCTGGCGATGATTTTGGGGAACATCGTCATTTTCGGTTTCGGGGCGCTGTGGCTGGGGAAATTTGTGGGCCTCAACCAAGCAATCAGCTTGGGGGTTCTCCCCTTTCTGGCCGGGGATGTGGTTAAAATCGGGCTGGCGACTTTGGCTTTGCCGGGGGCGTGGAAGCTTTTGGGCGAAAAGAAATAA